In the genome of candidate division WOR-3 bacterium, one region contains:
- a CDS encoding acetate--CoA ligase family protein, producing the protein MRDSPPVVNRQSSIVSSLDFIFKPRSVAVVGASNRDGSVGRVLFANVLFGGYTGVVFPVNKRQRSVLGVKAYESVLGVPDEVDLAVLIVPAASVPTTLDECGTKGIKGAIIISAGFKEMGPAGAELEAAVRERARSCGIRLIGPNCFGIISGSPGIRLNATFGPSMPAFGNIALVSQSGAIGVNGLEYAIAEEVGLSKFASIGNKADINECDLLAYLRDDPETDVIMLYLEDLSNPAEFMRLARETTSRPERPKPILAIKAGRTTEGARAASSHTGALAGSDAAYDAFFAQSRILRVDTLNELFAKAVALAYQPTPKGRRVAILTNAGGVGIMATDACVRNGLELAQLTQHTRDRLRENLPVTAATANPVDVIGDSDEKRYRAALELLVADENVDGLIPIWTPTLMADSAVVAGIIADVGQKSDKPILACVQTLTNTQAVRRQLLRDKIPHYQFPENAARAMATMADFAQWSKRPQGEVRDFADVKPEVVREVLKHVRSRPTLFVSEPEGHEILRAYGLPVPASKLTKTLDEALATAKDIGYPVVLKIVSPDVLHKTEFGGVRVNIANETRLREEHASLLAGVMAKKPDADIWGVLVQKMAPKGTETILGMNRDPHFGPILMFGLGGILVEVLKDVTFRVAPLNDISTDSMVNGIKAVKILQGYRGEAPRDVVKIKECLQRLSQLVTDFKEISELDINPLLVYEEGKGALVLDARFLLK; encoded by the coding sequence ATGAGAGACTCTCCACCCGTCGTCAATCGCCAATCGTCAATCGTCAGTTCCCTGGACTTCATCTTCAAGCCCCGCTCGGTCGCAGTGGTCGGCGCATCCAATCGCGACGGCTCCGTCGGTCGCGTCTTGTTTGCCAACGTCCTCTTCGGCGGCTATACCGGCGTCGTGTTCCCGGTAAACAAGAGGCAACGCAGTGTGCTCGGAGTCAAGGCCTACGAGTCTGTACTCGGCGTTCCGGACGAAGTTGACCTCGCGGTCCTGATTGTCCCTGCCGCGTCCGTGCCCACCACCCTCGACGAGTGCGGCACGAAGGGAATCAAAGGCGCGATCATAATCTCCGCCGGATTCAAGGAAATGGGGCCCGCCGGCGCCGAACTCGAGGCCGCGGTGCGAGAACGCGCCCGCTCCTGTGGCATCCGGCTCATCGGACCCAACTGCTTCGGCATCATCTCCGGCTCGCCCGGCATCCGTCTGAACGCCACCTTCGGCCCCTCTATGCCGGCTTTCGGCAACATCGCGCTCGTCTCCCAGTCCGGCGCAATCGGCGTGAACGGGCTCGAATACGCCATCGCCGAGGAAGTCGGGCTCTCCAAGTTCGCCTCCATCGGCAACAAGGCCGACATCAACGAGTGCGACCTGCTCGCCTACCTGCGCGACGACCCTGAGACCGACGTGATAATGCTCTACCTCGAAGACCTGTCAAACCCGGCCGAGTTCATGCGCCTGGCCCGTGAGACCACGTCCCGCCCGGAACGACCCAAGCCCATACTCGCCATCAAGGCCGGCCGCACGACCGAAGGCGCAAGAGCTGCCTCGTCTCACACCGGTGCGCTGGCCGGGTCGGACGCTGCCTACGACGCCTTCTTTGCCCAGTCCCGCATCCTCCGAGTTGACACCCTCAATGAACTCTTTGCCAAGGCCGTGGCGCTTGCCTACCAGCCCACACCCAAAGGCCGCCGCGTCGCGATACTCACCAACGCGGGCGGAGTCGGGATAATGGCCACCGACGCCTGCGTTAGAAACGGCCTTGAGCTTGCTCAACTCACGCAGCACACCCGCGACAGACTCAGGGAAAACCTGCCGGTGACGGCCGCAACCGCCAACCCGGTAGACGTTATCGGAGACTCGGACGAGAAACGGTACCGGGCCGCGCTGGAACTCCTTGTCGCGGACGAGAACGTTGACGGCCTCATCCCCATCTGGACTCCGACCCTGATGGCCGACTCCGCTGTCGTCGCAGGCATCATCGCCGACGTCGGCCAGAAATCCGACAAGCCCATCCTCGCCTGCGTCCAGACCCTGACCAACACCCAGGCCGTGCGCCGTCAACTTCTGCGCGACAAGATACCGCACTACCAATTCCCGGAGAACGCAGCCCGTGCCATGGCCACGATGGCCGACTTCGCCCAATGGAGCAAACGCCCCCAGGGCGAAGTCCGCGACTTCGCCGACGTCAAGCCGGAGGTCGTGAGGGAAGTCCTGAAGCACGTCCGTTCCCGACCCACCCTGTTCGTGTCTGAACCCGAGGGCCACGAAATCCTCCGCGCCTACGGCCTGCCTGTTCCGGCATCGAAGCTGACCAAGACCCTCGATGAAGCATTGGCCACGGCCAAGGACATCGGCTACCCGGTCGTCCTGAAGATCGTCTCCCCCGACGTCCTGCACAAGACAGAGTTCGGCGGCGTCCGGGTCAACATCGCCAACGAAACCAGGCTAAGAGAGGAACACGCCAGCCTGCTCGCCGGCGTGATGGCCAAGAAGCCCGACGCCGACATCTGGGGCGTGCTGGTACAGAAGATGGCGCCCAAGGGGACCGAGACGATTCTCGGTATGAACCGCGACCCGCACTTCGGCCCGATACTGATGTTCGGTCTCGGCGGCATCCTCGTGGAAGTCCTGAAGGACGTGACATTCCGGGTCGCGCCCTTGAACGATATCTCCACCGACTCGATGGTCAACGGCATCAAGGCGGTGAAGATACTGCAAGGCTATCGCGGCGAGGCCCCGCGCGACGTCGTGAAGATAAAGGAATGTCTGCAGCGCCTGTCACAGCTCGTTACCGACTTCAAGGAAATCAGCGAGCTCGACATCAACCCGCTGCTCGTGTACGAGGAAGGCAAAGGCGCTCTCGTCCTTGACGCCCGTTTCCTGCTCAAGTGA
- a CDS encoding MBL fold metallo-hydrolase, producing MRLGEFELHSFLDGFFGLDGGAMFGVVPKPVWERTNPADSRNRIRLASRPLLVVAAAERILIDTGIGDKWDEKARSIYSIERSSTVESSLARAGFKPEDITKVVLTHLHFDHAGATTRLNEHGKLVPRFPNARHYVQQREWEAALTPNRRSRASYVPADYLPVHEAGLLQLLDGDVELVPGLRLVPTGGHTPGHQIVLIKDNSEVRSQKPESRIGDAEPLNPGIPGPQNPFRGRTAVFWGDLIPTRSHIATPYIMGYDLSPLETMEQKEKLVQQAIAGKWLSFLEHDPEYACGVIEEEDGRPVLKPLSRSPGQTSGGA from the coding sequence ATGCGGCTAGGCGAGTTTGAGCTACACAGCTTTCTCGACGGGTTCTTCGGACTCGACGGCGGGGCGATGTTTGGCGTCGTGCCCAAACCCGTCTGGGAACGAACAAATCCGGCCGATTCCCGCAACCGAATCAGGCTCGCCTCGCGTCCGCTGCTCGTAGTCGCGGCGGCTGAGCGCATCCTCATCGACACCGGTATCGGCGACAAGTGGGACGAGAAGGCTCGTAGCATCTACAGCATAGAGAGATCGAGTACTGTCGAATCATCGCTGGCCCGTGCCGGGTTCAAACCCGAGGACATCACCAAGGTTGTGCTCACCCACCTTCACTTCGACCACGCCGGAGCCACCACCAGGCTCAACGAGCACGGCAAGCTGGTTCCCCGCTTCCCGAATGCCCGCCATTACGTTCAGCAGCGGGAGTGGGAGGCCGCGCTGACTCCGAACCGCCGTTCCCGCGCGTCCTATGTTCCCGCAGACTACCTGCCGGTGCACGAGGCCGGCCTTCTCCAACTGCTTGACGGTGATGTCGAGCTCGTGCCCGGTCTCAGGCTTGTGCCAACCGGCGGCCACACGCCCGGACACCAGATCGTCCTGATCAAGGACAATTCAGAAGTCAGAAGTCAGAAACCAGAATCCAGAATTGGGGACGCTGAACCCCTGAACCCCGGAATCCCAGGACCCCAGAACCCCTTCCGAGGCCGGACCGCCGTCTTCTGGGGCGACCTGATTCCCACCCGTTCACATATTGCCACACCTTACATTATGGGGTATGATTTGTCTCCGCTCGAGACAATGGAGCAGAAGGAGAAGCTCGTACAGCAGGCCATCGCCGGTAAGTGGCTGTCGTTCCTCGAACACGACCCGGAGTACGCCTGCGGTGTCATCGAAGAGGAAGATGGAAGGCCGGTGCTGAAGCCCCTGTCGCGCAGCCCCGGCCAAACGTCAGGAGGTGCATGA